The Silene latifolia isolate original U9 population unplaced genomic scaffold, ASM4854445v1 scaffold_288, whole genome shotgun sequence sequence acgaaaatcaaataCACCAAATTCCAAACGCGGAAGTAAATAATAGTGACAATCACAATTCACAAGCTTTCAATTCCAAAGTCATATGCAATTGAAAAACAGATGTACAAACTACAAATGTCAAACAGTTGGAGTTCTATAACCAACACATACATGATACATATGGTACACATAGAAATGATGAATATCATTGGAAGAGTAAGCTAGAAAATTTATGGGTTTTCACTCTTCGGGGTCATTGACCACATGGCTTGTAGCAGTTCCGTTGCTATGGAAGTGGTGTGGTAGAAAAGAATAGGGTAGTAATGTAGCATGAGACAAATAGGAATGGAAGGCAGTATATATAACGGCTAAAGGTTGGAACTTGCAATGAGTGATAGGAGTAAATATTTACCCTAGAAAATTTACACGTCGATTCCATGCTGCAACTTGTCTTACATCCAATGTCATTCCTCGACCGCAATAAACAAGAAGATACGGTAATCCAATCGACCTGTTGAAACCGGTCTAGAGTGGACCCAGGATTTAAAAAGTTAAAAAGTTTGGGGTATCAAAAAAATTTAGCACATATATAATAAAAAAATTTAGGATCGAGAAAAACATATAGTACATAACTTATTAAATCTAATTCACTATATGTATAGCGAGTAGAATGACCGCTTTCATAATAACTAATTTatgatttattaatttatttttgttttctaaTTCATCAACTAAATTTTGTATCTTGGAATTTAGCGAGTTTTTATTActttcgttttatatatatagaaatttTTATACTTGCTTTGTAAAACACCACAAAAAATAAGCTCTCTACAATAAAAAATGTATTTAACGAGAGCAAAAAAAGAGGGAATATGCATTTCATGAGAATCGAACCCGGGACCATTGGTGAAAAAACAAAGCCTTTACCACTGAACCACATGATCTTTATTGTAAATTTAATGCGCTAATATGTACTTATCCACTATTCAGCAATATTTGGGGTAGCAAAAATCCATCCGCTTAACCGATTTTTTTACGTTTGGGGTAACGACCGCCACCTCTTGCTACCAGGTGGGTCCGCTCCTGATTGCACCTTCCAGGAGCGTGGACCGGATCCGTTCAGTCTGGACTAGTCGGACCTAAGTTTGAACACCCGTAGTCTTACATCCAATGTCATTCCTCGACCACAATAAACAGAAAGATACGGTAATCACCTGGTTTAGACTGGATTGCACCGGAGACCAATCAGGTTTTCCGGGTCGGACCTAAGTTTGAACACCCGTAGTTTTAACCAGAaaatttattactccctccaaattttaatgttcttcccatttctctattatatgtgagtagtattttaatgaaatgggAACTTTAAAATTTGGAGAGAGTACGATttagatataaaataaaaattaggGCTTATCAACCCCAAATATGGTAGATGGTTGCCCCTAATTGGTGAGTTAGGGAATTAGGGTTTTTTGATTTGGGGAGAAAGAGTAAAGAGAGTGTAGGTTTATGGAACTCACTTAATTTTAGATACCGGTGGAGATCAGTGCACATGGAGGCACTAAAGATAGAGTGTGATGGTGCACTTAATGATGCCTTAATAATAAAGGGAAATGTGATGGTTAAATGATGCATCAAGTGCACCCATAAGCACGTTGATAATAGGCGGTGATGCAAAGGTAAAAAATGGTGATTAACGTGGACAGAGATGGGGATAATAAATGGGTGTGGTGATGGATGAAGCTATGTCCCTTGGCTTCGTCCAGTATTCGAATAAGGGTTTGGAAGTCAGGGTTGGAAGATAAGGAAGGGAGGTAGAGATAAAGGAAAACATAGTCTGAAGAATatactaataaaaaaaaataatagacAAGTAGAGTATACTTCGTGATGAGTCCCTGACACTAACTGAACCGCAGGTCCCGATTTTATAGATAACTCACGTGACAATTATTTTCTAAACACTCGTTCTGCTCAAgttcttttattgttttataaATTTATGGTTTAAAATATTTTGCTTGATTTGGATCATACACGATGGTTTTGAACTATTTGCATTTGGAGTTGTGCATAAAATTTTCTTGGATATATGTACCGGATTATAAGTCGATTCAGCAGTAGTGAATTTTTTGCTGATCATGTTGATATTACAGCATAGGTCACCACGATGGTGTATACAGAATTTCGGTTGTCACGGAAGCATGATTCATTTGTAAGTAATTTTAATTCTGATACTCTCTGTATATATTAAGTATTGGCCAACTTGAGCTATTAATTGATAGCCAGCTACACTAGACATGCCAGGTTGCTGATTGTCTACtgcttgtttttatttgtttaagTGGGAGCCAAAGACCTTGAACTTGAATCCTTGGTACAGTAAATCGTGTGCTTGTTTTCTAGGTCATTGGTTAGAGGGGAATTCTCTATCAGGGATCAGACTTTTTAATTGTCTTTGGAAAATGGTTGCTTTTTTTTCGCTTCTTCGTGGGTTAAAGTATGTGGTTCGTCTACtgcttgtttttatttgtttaagTGGGAGCCAAAGACCTTGAACTTGAATCCTTGGTACAGTAAATCGTGTGCTTGTTTTCTAGGGCATTGGTTAGAGGGGAATTCTCTATCAGGGATCAGACTTTTTAATTGTCTTGGGAAAATGGTTGTTTTTTTCGCTTCTTCGTGGGTTAAAGTATGTGGTTCTTTGAAACCGTATTCTCAGTGGTATAGTCGAGTTGTTAGAGTGTGGGGTCAATTtaatgtgattgttgattatttcCTTTTATTTTGGTATCATATAATTTTCAAATCAGACGAAGCTTAACAATGAAAACGCTGATTGTCCAAAAACCTGCGGGGTCGCACTATGTGGCTGCCATTGGGTATTCCAGTAGCGTTTATTCAACAGAATTGGACTTTATGAGAGTACTTTGGACCTGTGTTCCATGATACGGGTTCCTTGTTTCTTCCATTTCCCAGTCTTTCAGATTATCCTTACTTGTGCCATCCTTTCTCCGTTATCAGCAGTGTTTTTTTTTATGATATCACTACACTGATGCCTCAAGTTTTAAAAGGAAGCTATGTAATGTGTAATCCCAAGCTCATTAACGTCCATTTTCTGGAGCCTCCGTCCTTGTGGAAATCTATATTATTGCAGTGCATTAATATGAGTATATGTTTTGTTTCCTTTATGTTTCACCAACTTGCTTGGGTGGAAATAACCTTTTAGGCAGTGCATTGGTAACATCACTTCATAACTTGGTGCCACATATAGGTGAAGTTCAGTATATGTTCCCAGCTTCCCACTACTTTTCTTTGCATAAATTGCTTCTCTACAGGTCTTATCATGACGGAGAGCATTACAACAGTGTGAGAATGAAAGAAGATCCTTGTGATGGACCAGCAAGACCAGTCTCTATAAAGGTTTTTGTTTTTTACCAATTTACATTTATAGATAGATTCGATGAAACATGGCTCTACTTGGATAAAAGCTTACTCTCTTCTATAAGCTGGATTACTTCGAGCATTAGTCCATGCTTTCAGTTTCTCTATCCAAGCTGGTACTGTTATTCACCTTCCTTATTGGCTCATGGTGCTTAAAAAATCACTCACATCATTAGTTTTGACATTCTGTAGAAGAGATACTGATTCCCTCTACTTATATAGGCTGATGTTAATCTTACAGCAAGTTCAGAAGCAGCAAAAATTCCAAGTGCTCGTTCAAATGGAAAAACTTCCGAGTACAGTGGAATCATGAAAATGGTCATGGATAGCAGTAATTGCAATGATGCTGAAAAAGTTGAACAGGTGAATTACCTGCTAACATGCAATGTTGTACAAGTTTGGCTTTCTTTGTTATTACAGTAATAAAAAGGTGGAGTGAATTTCTTACATTGCTTTTGAAACTTGAGTAGAATGCGAAATGTCAGAACGCATGTAAATCAATTCGACATACAATAGTTGTAACAATGTAGATGATGAGACAACACGTACAAGTAAAAATTTAGGTGGACATAATAAATATAGAGCAAAGATTGATTTTTAAAAAGCCACCATTGTGCtgcatttttgaaaaaaaatggaCTTTCGCATGCCCTCTCAGAATGAGGATCAGAGATATCAACATGGAAATGTAAACATCAGCTCCATATACTAAGATATTTCACCGAAAAGCTCCTTTATTTACTTTTCATTGGTTTTTCCCTTCACTTTTGCTCCTTTAAGAGAGGTGATATGAACTAATGATAAAGGTGCACTATACGTCAGCTCCCTATACTAAGATCTTTGAACTATTGATCCAGATGTTGCAGAGTGACCTTTGAAAACAGATTGGTCAATTGTTAATAGCTTGTTATGGTAATTTGTATATCAGCAGCTCTTATGAACTtgatattttttcatttttttccttcTTAATATTCCGCAGGTTTTACAGCTAGTAGATGGCGACGCCGATGCTGCAGTTGAGTTCCTGATAGCAGAGAGAGATTTGGGTGAAGCAGTTGAGCAAAATTGTGTTCTTTTTGAGGACGACATTGATAACAAAGGTGATTGCTGGTGTGGCATAGTTTGCATAGTTGTTCCACCTTCTTCTTCTGTTTGATTGTTTGCTGTCATTGAGAAACTTATTTAACTTCCATCTTTTCACGTGAACTTAGGCTTTGATGACAATAAAAACTCGAATAAACTCGTGCATAAAGGAGCGCCTGCTAATGGTGTAGATCAATCAGTTGACGCAAAAACGGTTGTCAGCTGTAAATCATCTTCCATTGTTGACAAGGTGAGTCCCTTGTTTCCTTACCACATCTTCCCTCCCCTTGGTCTCTgcattttgtttattttgtttgacacgatatttttcttttttggttTCAAAAGCTAGGTCACAAGCCACTTAACTCGTGCCTTTTTCTTTCAATGCCAAATAGAGTGATTTATAAACTGGAAATCTAAATCTATTGTGTGGTCTTTGCTTGCAGAAAATCCCTAGAAATAAGGTCTGTTCATGTGGATCAAAGAAGAAGTATAAGGCTTGTTGTGGAGCAGCAACTGGAAGGGCCTCTTCTAAATTTCAAGTGTATGGTTTTCAAAATAATCTATGTACTTTTTTTTGCATTTGTTCCTTTGAATTTAGCGTGCAATAAATTACAGAAAGATATGGTGTCATTGGCGGTTGGTAGTAATATCGATCTTTCCCTATTTTCCTTGATTATTCTAAACACGGAGGGCTGAGGATGTTCCACTTACATGCATTTTGCCAAGTCTCGTTGCTCAGTTACCTTCTTGTGATACCACCTGTCCTTCAATCGAAGATGTTCCAAAAATGTTAGCAAATTTCCCTAGTAATATGGCAAAGGAATGTAGGTGGTGCTATTAATTGgaaatgtattaatatttgtcCCTAGTTCCCTCTCAAGGACAGAGTACTAGTGTACTACAATCCTATTATGCAAATAGTTTGCGTCACAAAATAGTAGTGGTTTTTTGTGAAATCGAGCCACAAATACTTTGATAAGCTCATAAGCCCGTCTTACACAAGTACTATAGTAAAACCGCACGTGTTTGCGTATGATTGGACTTGTTACAATTTTTGTATGAGCAATACTTGTCATCTGAAAGCTGTGTTACTCTGATTCTCCGACACGGTATCGTGTCTGATATGGCTCATTTGTGCGAAGTTTTCCTTATTGTGGTCTAAAGAAGTGTCGTGTAGAGCGAAGTGTTGGAGTAACATAGTCCGAAAGAAATAGCAGAAAATGGTCTCACCTCTTTTCCTAGGTCTGTGTTAAAActaaaggtaaacaaacaaatagaGCGTTTCAGGAACCTTTGCCTGCTTGTTGGGTAGTTAAAATTGTTTTCCGCAATTACAGAGTTTACTGATGTATTCTGTTGCTGTGATGTCACCAGTGAACATGAAACGAACTCTGCAAGAGGCAGCAGAGGGAAGCAAGGGAAGAAGGGGAAATCAGCTACTAAAGCACCTTCCACTAGATCAGATGGAGCAGTGCCTGATATGGGTGCATTATGCATCTGATTTTAAGGTACTACCATTTCAAGGTAAAGGCGAGTTTAGAAGTCTGCCGGACTTGAAGAAGATGGTCCTGTGGTTAGAGGGGTTGGCCTTTTTGGTTTGGGGGTGAGTTCTTTCCTTTAAACCTCACAAGCTTACTTCATATTGTTAATTCTCATTCCGTCCTATCATAGTACATTTCTTAACCAATTTTTTTTCACTTCAAAATTAGTTTTGctatataaattttgtgaaaaagCATTGTTTCGAACCATCTAATGGTAAGGAAGTAATTAAAGTTGGATGTTATCTCTTCCTTAACTAGCTTCTCGTACTATTTACCTTTCCTAAAGAGTTGATTAAAGCAATGGAGTCGTCGTCTTCTTAACTTCGCAGCTATAGAATTGTGActtatatgtaatttttaaatGGAGTATCCACATGATATGGTCCTTTAACCAATGTGATAAACTTACTATGTATCGAAACAATGAAATACAAGGTAGACATTTCATAATCACACTCGGCATTAAGGATGTGTAGCTGACTAGCTGTGTAGGCGTGTAGCTGACCTCTTTAGAAGATTCAATGCATATCAGCTTGTATGGATATTATTTCTCCCATCCCGATCAGTTATTTAcctttcattttggcacaaagaccaagaaaatagGAAGGGACCAATCATTGGATAACAAGTGGATCAAAGTGAGTGTGGATGATTAAATTGCTCATCAAAGACATTCCAAAAATAGAAAGctaaacaattgactgagacatccAAAAATAGAATTTGGTTATTGTTTGCCTTGTGAATTTGGTTATTGGTTGCCTTGCTTGGTAGCTAGTTGTCTTGGGAAAATATCGGGCTTTCGGGCATTTTTTAAACAAAGAATAACTATAATTTTGAAAACCAAAGAGGGATCTCAAAACAAAGATCCGACAAGGCTCGTCCCTATTATCGCTAATAGCTTTTGAGGGGATCCTTGTTTGGCAAACCATCAACGAACTAGCTATATTCTTGGAAACTAAAACCACGAATAAATGGAAAATCCCGAAATAAGGGATGGCGATTTTTAAACTTATTGAATAGAAAATAGGAGCATACTATTGATTAAAATTTGAAATAATTTTTGGGAGATCGATTGATAATCGATGGAGTTCTTTAGGGTTTTTTTAGAGAGTTTTTTGAGAGAGAATTTTAGAGAGAGTTATTCTCGATGCTTTTTAAACTATTTTGAAAAGGAgagaataatttatttatttatttatttatttattttattttaaggtgCCTCATTTATCTGTTTAGTAATTAATTTTTAGAAAGTGTTTTGTGTAATTTGATCACGCCTAACCTATTTATCTTCCAATGTTAATAATTAGAAATGTCATCCTCTTTCCGTATTCATCGTGCCAAAATAAAACGTAAACAGATATAATCATGAGCGAGGATAATATAGATGATCCCATTATTCAACGCACAAAATTTGATATTTGTAAGATAATTATGGACGTTAAAACTAACAAAAGCATCTTGTCGTCATGTATGAAGGATAGCTACTGGGCAACTCAGTTGGTTTTGACGTCAGTTCGACAGACCCCATTTAATGACAAATGACCATGTATAAAATGAATTCCTCTTGAATCATGTATTCTTGTTCATTATCTCCTCAAATGATGTTGAAAACCAACCACAAATTTACCATATTgacttttattttagttttgccGTGCCGTATTTGCAATCAATGAACCATAAACACACACACAATCATGATTTTAATTTCGGTCTTCAGTCATTTtttttaggtaagaaaactagattgatccttTCGGATAAGATCAATCTATCTCATCCTTTTGGATGAATggggtaagttgaagccaccgactTTCAGACCATCTTGAAAGAGTTGGACAAGAATGTCCAATAGATGCCATAAAGTCAGCAACTTTGCTGGCTTCAAggaagcaatgtttaattatcacttcatcgaaacaatgggtctaatttcacatccttgataatagaGATTTCCCAAGGGATTTGTCAAGTACTACAgattgagttaataacacataaattatcaccctccatAGTTAGCTTTGAGATTCTTAAGGATTTAGCTGCTGAAATGTCTTCtttttaaagcgagagcttctgcaacaagaatactattgaatccgcacttttttgctcccaacaaaatgACGTTACCAATATGATCTCTTATACAATATCCTAAAGCAACTTTATTGCCatctattctcgatccgtcaaaatttagctttaggaaatcGTGGGATATCATTCTGTGGCCGTGtaatgttagtaatctgatttACAATATCACTATTCACTAAATTGGATAATTTAGAAATATCCCATTGTTTATTAGATGTTATAAAATCTTTAACCAAAACATTATTACCATGGTTACTATCATCATCACCCATAATGCTAATAAGCGGGTGAGAAAAgacccaattatcagaccaaaagTTAATGTTGCTACCATCACCTACCAGTCATCTCATTCCTTTTCTAAAAAGAGTCCGAAGACTCATAAGTTTACGTCATTGCCAAGAAGAGACTGAACTTGACGTGTGGTCGGTCAATGATTTTTGGGATTCCATCTCCGGTCCATTTTGTTTTGGGTCAATTTCAGTTCTGTTCTGGTACCGGTGTACAGTCCTAAATATCATATTATAAAATTCTTAGAATACAATCACATACAAGTATTATTGTCACTCTCTCTCAAACTTTATCCACCGTAATTATCTCTAATAGAGGTTAAACACTCTCTTGTCTCTTTTTTATACGGATTATTCACGTATCACCCCTaaactttgccattttgcacgtggtatcaaactttttaagtttgtgcacatgatgTCCTTGAAGTTTGATTTTCAAGCGCGATGTGCCTTTTTTTAtcgttcttaaaattttcaattgagcattAATCATAGAGCGTAAATCAGAATTggccaacttttttttttcaaattgattatcttttcgagacCACTAATTTGATAACAAAAAAAAGGTCATTCGGAAAATTAAGATCGAAGTTATGTTTGATTCGAGattttcgtaaaaaaaaaaaactcttagaAAACGTcggtcgacaatttttttttctcaaattgcaGATTGTGACGAGAGAATCATTTTAGAACAAAATTTGGCCGATTTTGAATTCCAATCTAGTAATTATACTCAATTCAAATTTTTTATAGCGATAAAAAGGGTATGCTGTGCATGAAAATCAAATATGGAGAGTATCATGTACACAAAGTTAAAATATGAAGTACCAAATGAAAAGTTACAAAGGTTAGGAGTACCACTTGAATTTTCCGTTTTTTATAACAAGAATTCTCGCCAACTTTAATTTGTTTCATGCTTTTTATTTTGGTACTAAAATTATTACCATCAATAGCTATTTATGAAGGAGTTAGTATTCCCATATGTCCGTAATATTATATAACTGATGAACGTGGTTATGATGTTCCGCTAGAAGCCGCTCGTAGCCCGAGTCCTAAATAAATTGGGATTAGGATAGTATTAGTCGGTCATACACGACAACACACTAGATGAGTTTTGGCAATAGTATAATTAATATATTGATTAATTATAAAGATAATAAGAATGATAAATGATTATtctattaatctttccttatcCTAGATAGTATGGAATTCTCTTTGAACTCCCTAAATATAAAGACATAATAGTCAATTCATTATGAATGATGTACATGATTTAAGCGAATTTTTCACTTTGTGGCATGAGATGATTAAGACAATTGAGCCTCGTGACAACAATATTCAAAAACAAATGTTATTTGAGTTCATCTATAAAGAGGCTTTAAGATATGAACTTAGACACAAGTAATGGTAAGGAACGTACAATCGAGTCCAACCTTAAGACCAATGTCTAATTAGGTACGAATTAATGGTTCATTATTGTAATGACAAAATAACATTGGAAATGTTATTTCTAAAAAGTCAAGAAGATCTGCAAAACGTATTGAAGTATGACTTTTAACTTGGATATGCATGTTATAGAAATAAACGTTATACAAATGTTCTATTATAAGGTATAAGATATCAAATATGGTATTTACATTACGAATGTAATGACCTGTGATAGTAGGAAAATGATAACAAATGAAACTAATCTACATGTATAATGAACAAATGTTGTTGCATTTTGTATAAGCGATTCATTTGAATGTTGTTTTGTTAAAAACTAGATTTGAACAAAAATTATTTTTACACCAGTCGTTAATTCTTTTCATGTTCAGACATAAATTGAATTATTATATATAGAACAAATGTTGTTTTCTTTCTTGTAAATACATTTTAATTTTGTTCAATCAAATGAAATAGAAAAAGGTATAAGTCTTAAGACTCAAGTTTCACGCGCTTACAACATTGTCTTTTACGCATGAAACGAGAAACACCCGTGATAATTACATAATGATGGACTTCTGGGCCTTGTTAATTTAGATCAATTACGACAAGTAGTGGATTTTGGTTCGACAGTAGAAGGAATTTAGATCAATTAAGCTCTAACTAGTTGTAGTAAGAAGGCGACAGACTAGTTTGGTCACATATATTCAGATATGTATGGGTTGAATATGTAATATCCCGTATTTTAGGGCTTGGTTAGTGGTTAGTCAGGCGATGGAAGTATTAAAATGTGTTTTAAAAAtgtattttataaattatattaattagAGAATTATATTGTGAGACTGAATTAATGTAATACCCCGCATATTTGTATAGTGCACTCGACTGAGTACAactgagtactcggccgagtggaatCCTACTCGACCGAGCGTaggtctactcgaccgagtagaccatgtGAAGTTCATATCAGCTTCTGGGataagtcactcgaccgagtgaaccgagcactcgaccgagtgacccgaTCGCTGTCACTAATTACGCGTATAAGCCTCATGAGTGGGTCTTATCCTTTAAACGAGTAAAGTATACTCTAAGGACCCAAAATATACAATAATGTAGTTTTAAGGCACCGAAGTATGAAAGTTAATCACCAAGGACCCAGGATATGGATGGCGTCAATTATTTAACAGAGTTAGACAAAAGTACGAAAATAACCCTATTATTCCATATCTTCACTCCAATTATCCACATATTCCCCACCACTTTTATCCTATAAaaatatatatactccctccatatcaaTACAAAGGTAACATTGACCAAAATGGCACTATTTATGATCGTAAGGAATCTTCATGCGAGATATTGTTTGagttatcgtcatgaatgctataagaatatcaattttttataatttttaataatgtgtatctaaagatattcacgttgcaaaacgtgtctcgacaagtgtgaaaaagtcaatgttacctttggattggtatgaagggagtatatatatatatatacccgcCTCCTAGCCTTTCCTGTCGTTCTCCCATATTTTTCATCAGACCATTATAAAAAATTCCAAATTTTGCGGGGCTTGCTTGTAGATCCTATAAATTTTAATTCTTGGTTTTTACGAGTACTAAGTGCAATTGATTGTAgtgaattgtcttttattattgCAAATTGGCAATTATTTTACCCAAATTTTAGAATAAGAGGGTCTTGAACACGGACATAATAGTttattattaatttaaatgagTGATTTTTATATAAATAGACCATCTCACATAAGAATTACTGAAAGTTTTGGGGCACATCAGAAGGTTGAAGTAAAACTAGAGAGGATAAAGAAAATATGGGACAAACAAGACCAAGAAACCTGTTGATGCAAAAAGAGTTTTTATCTGGAGATACTAATGATTCTTTTAACTATTG is a genomic window containing:
- the LOC141639158 gene encoding OVARIAN TUMOR DOMAIN-containing deubiquitinating enzyme 7 isoform X1 gives rise to the protein MAPNKHHKSKPKKHQPHAKKHGKPVSISDFRAQLDVLGLKIIQVTADGNCFFRALADQLEGSEEKHEKYRNMVVQYIMKNREMFEPFIEDEVPFEQYCQSMEKDGTWAGHMELQAASLVTRNNICIHLHRSPRWCIQNFGCHGSMIHLSYHDGEHYNSVRMKEDPCDGPARPVSIKADVNLTASSEAAKIPSARSNGKTSEYSGIMKMVMDSSNCNDAEKVEQVLQLVDGDADAAVEFLIAERDLGEAVEQNCVLFEDDIDNKGFDDNKNSNKLVHKGAPANGVDQSVDAKTVVSCKSSSIVDKKIPRNKVCSCGSKKKYKACCGAATGRASSKFQVEHETNSARGSRGKQGKKGKSATKAPSTRSDGAVPDMGALCI
- the LOC141639158 gene encoding OVARIAN TUMOR DOMAIN-containing deubiquitinating enzyme 7 isoform X2 translates to MVVQYIMKNREMFEPFIEDEVPFEQYCQSMEKDGTWAGHMELQAASLVTRNNICIHLHRSPRWCIQNFGCHGSMIHLSYHDGEHYNSVRMKEDPCDGPARPVSIKADVNLTASSEAAKIPSARSNGKTSEYSGIMKMVMDSSNCNDAEKVEQVLQLVDGDADAAVEFLIAERDLGEAVEQNCVLFEDDIDNKGFDDNKNSNKLVHKGAPANGVDQSVDAKTVVSCKSSSIVDKKIPRNKVCSCGSKKKYKACCGAATGRASSKFQVEHETNSARGSRGKQGKKGKSATKAPSTRSDGAVPDMGALCI